From a single Staphylococcus epidermidis genomic region:
- a CDS encoding cyclic-di-AMP receptor: MKMIIAIVQDQDSQELSDQLVKNNFRATKLATTGGFLRAGNTTFLCGVKDDRVDEVLSVIDNTCGNRDQLVSPITPMGGSADSYIPYPVEVEVGGATVFVMPIEAFHQF; the protein is encoded by the coding sequence ATGAAAATGATTATAGCGATCGTTCAAGATCAAGATAGTCAAGAGCTTTCAGACCAACTCGTAAAAAACAATTTCAGAGCTACAAAGTTAGCAACTACTGGTGGATTTTTAAGAGCAGGCAATACAACTTTCTTATGTGGGGTTAAGGATGACCGTGTCGACGAGGTTCTATCTGTCATTGATAATACTTGTGGTAATAGAGACCAACTTGTTTCACCAATAACACCAATGGGTGGTAGTGCAGATTCATATATTCCTTATCCAGTTGAAGTTGAAGTAGGTGGCGCGACAGTATTTGTAATGCCGATTGAAGCATTTCATCAATTCTAG